One Acidobacteriota bacterium genomic window carries:
- a CDS encoding metallophosphoesterase: protein MRIRFVHAADLHLDSPFTGLKAAAPENVANKLYSATFDAYDNIINFCISEEVDALLVAGDVYDGVDRSLRAQLKFVEGLKKLDAKGIRSFVCHGNHDPLDGWEARLDYPPGCFRFGTEWKAVPVFDDPNRAVIHSISYPKRDVTENLARRLGKTEPSPFSIGLLHANVSNDPNHAAYAPCSLDDLAASGFDYWALGHVHTRSVLSEHKPVVVYPGNPQGRHPNEAGPRGVYLVEVDDGGNVGLDFRPMDTVRWARLDLDIGAFETEQELLDALHERMQGVQDGTDGRSVVVRITLTGRGELRQTLRRPNTIGDLAEAINREGTERSPFVWCERIEDASASPFNREVRLKGSDFLAEVLRAADRSKIDAELLARLGTGLSDLYRHHRFRRYLSESTPNDEELAALVDEAEAIAVDLLAENDDR from the coding sequence ATGCGAATTCGCTTCGTACATGCCGCCGACCTGCACTTGGACAGCCCCTTCACAGGCCTGAAGGCCGCCGCGCCCGAAAACGTGGCCAACAAGTTATACAGTGCCACCTTTGACGCATACGACAACATCATCAACTTTTGCATTTCCGAAGAGGTGGACGCGCTGCTGGTCGCAGGGGACGTGTACGACGGGGTCGACCGCAGCCTGCGCGCTCAACTCAAGTTTGTCGAGGGCCTGAAGAAGTTGGACGCCAAGGGCATTCGTTCCTTCGTCTGCCACGGCAATCACGACCCATTGGACGGCTGGGAGGCGCGGCTGGATTATCCGCCAGGCTGTTTCCGCTTCGGCACCGAATGGAAAGCCGTGCCTGTGTTCGACGACCCAAACCGTGCAGTCATACACAGCATCAGCTACCCGAAGCGCGATGTCACTGAAAACCTAGCCCGCCGCCTCGGCAAGACCGAACCAAGCCCTTTCTCGATTGGACTGTTACACGCCAACGTCAGCAATGATCCCAACCATGCGGCATACGCCCCTTGCTCGCTAGACGACCTTGCAGCGTCCGGATTTGATTACTGGGCACTCGGCCACGTGCACACGCGCTCAGTTCTGAGTGAGCATAAGCCGGTGGTAGTCTACCCAGGTAACCCGCAGGGTCGGCACCCGAACGAGGCCGGCCCCCGGGGTGTGTATCTGGTGGAAGTGGACGACGGGGGGAACGTTGGTCTCGACTTCCGGCCCATGGACACCGTCCGCTGGGCGCGGCTTGATTTGGATATCGGAGCGTTCGAGACGGAACAGGAACTGTTGGACGCACTGCACGAACGGATGCAGGGTGTGCAGGACGGGACTGATGGTCGGTCGGTCGTCGTACGCATAACGCTCACCGGTCGCGGTGAGTTGAGACAAACTCTCCGCAGGCCGAATACGATTGGGGACTTGGCCGAAGCAATCAACCGGGAAGGGACCGAACGGTCGCCGTTTGTCTGGTGCGAACGAATCGAGGACGCGAGCGCCTCACCCTTCAACCGGGAAGTTAGGCTGAAGGGCTCCGATTTTCTGGCGGAGGTGCTGCGGGCGGCGGACCGGTCGAAGATCGATGCGGAACTCCTGGCAAGGCTTGGAACAGGGCTTTCCGACCTCTACCGACATCACCGCTTTCGACGATATTTGTCTGAGTCTACCCCAAACGACGAGGAACTTGCCGCGCTGGTCGATGAGGCTGAGGCCATTGCCGTGGACCTGCTCGCCGAGAACGACGACCGATGA
- a CDS encoding 3-oxoacyl-ACP reductase FabG, with protein sequence MDELKGRVAIVTGAASGIGRSVAELFAREGAAGLTLADIQAAPLHRLASDLRKHRDADLLVSEIDVSDPDQVDRMVQATAERFGRIDILVNNAGICPMVPWDRTTLESWNRMLSVNLTSAFLCSRAVLPHMKKRKFGRLVHISSVGAFVGSVTGHVGYGVSKAGVIALSKYLAKQFACDGILSNTVAPGSIDTPLAEAFGEENLQSYVEASLLKRQGTPREIAEAVLFLAGPRSSYVTGSTMHVNGGSLLI encoded by the coding sequence ATGGATGAATTGAAAGGAAGGGTGGCCATCGTCACCGGGGCGGCCTCCGGGATCGGCCGCAGCGTGGCCGAACTCTTCGCGCGGGAAGGGGCGGCCGGACTGACGCTGGCCGACATCCAAGCGGCCCCCCTGCATCGCCTGGCTTCGGATCTTCGCAAGCACCGCGACGCTGACCTGCTGGTTTCCGAGATCGACGTTTCCGACCCGGACCAGGTGGACCGCATGGTTCAGGCGACCGCGGAACGGTTCGGCAGGATCGATATTCTGGTCAACAACGCGGGAATCTGCCCCATGGTTCCCTGGGACCGGACCACCCTGGAAAGCTGGAATCGAATGCTCTCGGTCAACCTGACCAGCGCTTTCCTTTGCAGCAGGGCGGTGCTGCCGCACATGAAAAAACGGAAGTTCGGCCGGCTGGTCCACATCTCCTCGGTGGGAGCGTTCGTGGGCAGCGTCACCGGTCATGTCGGCTACGGGGTGAGCAAGGCGGGCGTCATCGCGCTCTCCAAGTACCTGGCCAAGCAGTTTGCCTGCGACGGCATCCTTTCCAACACCGTCGCGCCCGGAAGCATCGATACGCCTCTTGCCGAGGCCTTCGGCGAGGAGAACCTGCAAAGTTACGTGGAGGCGTCGCTGCTGAAGCGCCAGGGAACCCCCCGGGAAATCGCCGAGGCGGTCCTGTTCCTGGCCGGTCCCCGGTCGAGCTACGTGACGGGCTCGACCATGCACGTGAACGGAGGCTCTCTCTTGATCTGA
- a CDS encoding cupin domain-containing protein, which yields MAQNPEWVLDPKHFPVWQAPDGSRRVNLLVSPETCGAGDISAGLFWLHPGHETQADIHPESAEIYYVVSGRGRLVMDGQEFRVEKGMTVYIPAGVKHQSFNDGHEDLCYFYAFAPPPPGPSKQEDQGWNRMAFR from the coding sequence ATGGCACAAAACCCGGAATGGGTCCTGGATCCGAAGCACTTCCCCGTCTGGCAGGCTCCCGATGGATCCCGCAGGGTCAACCTGCTGGTGAGCCCCGAAACCTGCGGTGCCGGCGACATCTCGGCCGGACTCTTCTGGCTGCACCCCGGGCATGAAACCCAGGCCGACATCCACCCCGAGTCGGCCGAAATCTACTACGTGGTGAGCGGGCGCGGGAGACTGGTGATGGACGGTCAGGAATTCAGGGTGGAGAAGGGCATGACCGTCTACATTCCGGCGGGAGTCAAGCACCAGTCCTTCAACGACGGCCACGAAGACCTCTGCTACTTCTACGCCTTCGCTCCGCCTCCCCCGGGTCCCAGCAAGCAGGAGGACCAGGGCTGGAACCGGATGGCTTTCCGGTAG
- a CDS encoding cytochrome P450 — MGEFDHLLTSREFAQSPYPTYHLLRRQAPIYWSDLWGCWILTRYREIVSTLQNPKRFTSVGRLTATMEIPQAVREQVQPLVRHYSQGLINVDPPDHTRMRKLVHKAFLPGTIAAMAGYVEEIVEGLIDEVRPRGRMDIIWDFSYPLPVTVIARLLGVPAADHGKLKRWSGKIIEFMATPKPLPDVLLLSQEALLALQDYFRSTFRRRRLEPRDDLISALVAAEEEGERLTEEELISTCVTLLIGGHETTTYLISSGVLALIQHPEQMGKLKADPDKAGTAVEEMLRYEGPFQRNRRLATESVELDGHLIEKGQLVVQMLGAANRDPAVFPNPDSFDIERHPNRHVSFGQGPHFCVGAPLARLEAPIAINALLRRLPNLELATEELVWKNTVFRGLERLPVTFG, encoded by the coding sequence ATGGGAGAGTTCGACCACCTCCTCACTTCCCGCGAATTCGCGCAGAGTCCCTATCCCACCTACCATCTGCTGCGTCGCCAAGCTCCCATATACTGGAGCGATCTCTGGGGTTGCTGGATCCTCACCCGCTATCGGGAAATTGTCAGCACCCTGCAAAATCCCAAACGGTTCACCAGCGTCGGCAGACTCACCGCCACCATGGAGATCCCTCAAGCGGTTCGGGAACAGGTCCAGCCGCTGGTGCGTCACTATTCTCAGGGCCTCATCAATGTCGACCCACCGGATCACACTCGTATGCGCAAGCTGGTGCACAAGGCTTTCCTGCCGGGCACCATCGCCGCCATGGCCGGTTACGTGGAGGAGATCGTCGAGGGGCTGATCGACGAGGTACGGCCTCGGGGCAGGATGGACATCATCTGGGACTTCTCCTACCCCTTGCCGGTCACGGTCATTGCCAGGCTGCTGGGGGTCCCCGCGGCCGACCACGGCAAGCTCAAGCGCTGGTCGGGGAAAATTATCGAGTTCATGGCTACCCCCAAGCCCCTGCCCGACGTGCTTTTGTTATCCCAGGAGGCTCTGCTGGCTCTGCAGGACTACTTTCGATCGACCTTCAGGCGTCGCCGACTGGAGCCTCGGGACGATCTCATCAGCGCCCTGGTGGCGGCCGAAGAGGAAGGGGAACGACTGACCGAAGAGGAGCTCATTTCGACGTGCGTGACCTTGCTGATCGGCGGGCACGAGACCACCACCTACCTGATCTCCAGCGGGGTGCTGGCCCTGATCCAACATCCGGAACAGATGGGGAAACTGAAAGCCGATCCGGACAAGGCCGGGACGGCGGTGGAAGAGATGCTGCGCTACGAGGGACCGTTCCAGCGCAACCGCCGCCTGGCCACCGAGTCGGTGGAGTTGGACGGCCATCTCATCGAGAAGGGTCAGCTGGTGGTGCAAATGCTGGGTGCGGCCAACCGGGACCCGGCCGTATTCCCGAACCCGGACTCATTCGATATCGAGCGGCACCCCAACAGACATGTCTCTTTCGGTCAGGGTCCACACTTCTGCGTGGGAGCTCCGCTGGCGCGTCTGGAAGCTCCCATCGCCATCAATGCGCTGCTGCGGCGCTTGCCCAACCTGGAGCTGGCAACCGAGGAGCTGGTCTGGAAAAATACGGTCTTTCGCGGCCTGGAGCGCCTCCCGGTGACCTTTGGGTAA
- a CDS encoding cobalamin-independent methionine synthase II family protein, translating into MEPTLFPTTVIGSLPRPAWVLDLILDRKAGRISEEESEPLLDRAIESSIALQEQARLEEITDGEWRRESYVKVFAERVRGFKADLHDSGMPYPAVVAPIEYHRPLVLHELRFLRARTRRRVKITLPAPYIIGRRMWHADHSRKAYPTREGLMEACVPILRREIEALREAGADTVQLDEPWLSTMVDPAFRRREGIDDPSYEMDRCVDLVNQVLDGFRGLATGMHLCHAHFDRQHGSEGPYELIMPALQRVRVGTISMEYATPVAGGLDSLAQFPEKVRLGLGCIDHCEPRVESVEEVVKRVEEAMRHLDKSRITLHPDCGFAPSAQNPMDLDEAYRKLKAMCRAARLLREKHG; encoded by the coding sequence ATGGAACCGACACTGTTTCCCACCACCGTGATTGGCAGCCTGCCCCGCCCGGCCTGGGTGCTGGACCTCATCCTGGACCGCAAGGCCGGCCGCATTTCGGAAGAGGAGTCCGAGCCGTTGCTGGATCGGGCCATCGAATCCTCCATCGCCCTTCAGGAACAGGCCAGGCTGGAAGAGATCACCGACGGCGAGTGGCGCCGGGAGAGCTACGTCAAGGTATTTGCCGAACGGGTACGAGGCTTCAAGGCCGACCTTCACGACAGCGGAATGCCCTATCCGGCCGTGGTTGCTCCCATCGAGTACCATCGCCCCCTGGTGCTGCACGAACTCCGCTTTCTGCGGGCCCGCACCCGGCGACGGGTCAAGATCACGCTTCCCGCGCCCTACATCATCGGACGGCGCATGTGGCACGCCGACCACTCCCGCAAGGCCTACCCCACTCGGGAGGGCCTGATGGAAGCATGCGTTCCGATCCTCCGCCGGGAAATCGAAGCCCTCCGCGAGGCCGGCGCCGATACCGTTCAGTTGGACGAGCCCTGGCTGTCCACCATGGTGGATCCCGCCTTCCGCCGTCGGGAGGGGATCGACGATCCCTCCTACGAAATGGACCGGTGCGTGGACCTGGTCAACCAGGTATTGGACGGCTTTCGGGGCCTGGCCACGGGAATGCACCTCTGCCACGCCCATTTCGACCGCCAACACGGCAGCGAGGGTCCCTACGAGCTCATCATGCCGGCGCTGCAAAGGGTTCGGGTGGGAACCATTTCCATGGAATATGCCACCCCGGTGGCTGGTGGGCTGGATTCCCTGGCCCAGTTCCCGGAGAAAGTGCGGCTGGGGCTGGGCTGCATCGACCACTGCGAACCCAGAGTGGAGAGCGTGGAAGAGGTGGTGAAGCGGGTGGAGGAAGCCATGCGGCACCTGGACAAGAGCCGCATCACATTGCACCCCGACTGCGGATTCGCCCCTTCCGCCCAGAACCCGATGGATCTGGACGAGGCCTATCGGAAACTCAAGGCAATGTGTCGGGCGGCCCGCCTACTGCGGGAAAAGCATGGCTGA
- a CDS encoding phosphoesterase, with protein sequence MVNPMGALTGRTSVRLGLAGIALVILYLGRVTGGPGESSGGARWLAGDHHIHSRFSVGWNRDNDPPTPIIGGDAIYPIPMNALMGRRFGLSWAVATDHGGPNHSKVNLERAYPELVLSRELVPEVVQFWGMEFNSPGADHSSLIIPHSQDEAQRLYELESGFDRAEAYPIDETRDTEPRMIEAIQLMNGLEHKPVLIANHPSRSASETGEYGAYDPAELRRWNDTAPEVAVGMAGAPGHQARTLNPDGTLDPESPRGSYGRYPTRGGFDPMTARLGGLWDSMLGEGRRWWITANSDSHVHYTEGGSDFWPGEYSKTYVHAEKSHPGILEGLRRGRIFVTTGDLLSELYVTARSKDLRAKIGGTLQATAGASVEVTIRFRDPESPNWHGDTPEVVRVDLIVGNLTGPLSDPAQDRNPTTRVVRRFTRDDWSRQGEYRTMSHTLEGIKDDHYLRIRGTNTGELEPEPDPRGEDPWKDLWFYSNPIFIEVTNGD encoded by the coding sequence ATGGTGAATCCGATGGGTGCATTGACAGGAAGAACCTCGGTCCGGCTGGGTCTGGCCGGAATCGCTCTGGTGATTCTCTATCTGGGTCGCGTGACCGGCGGCCCGGGAGAATCTTCCGGGGGAGCCCGCTGGCTGGCGGGGGACCACCACATTCACAGTCGCTTCAGCGTAGGCTGGAACCGGGACAACGATCCACCCACCCCGATCATCGGGGGCGACGCCATCTACCCCATTCCCATGAATGCGCTCATGGGTAGGCGCTTCGGGCTGTCCTGGGCGGTTGCCACCGACCACGGCGGTCCCAACCACAGCAAGGTCAACCTGGAACGGGCCTATCCCGAGCTGGTGCTGTCGCGGGAGCTGGTTCCCGAGGTGGTCCAGTTCTGGGGCATGGAGTTCAACTCCCCGGGAGCCGACCACAGCAGCCTCATCATTCCCCATAGCCAGGACGAGGCCCAGCGGCTGTACGAGCTGGAGTCGGGCTTTGACCGCGCCGAGGCCTATCCGATCGACGAAACGCGGGATACAGAACCCCGCATGATCGAGGCCATTCAATTGATGAACGGTCTGGAGCACAAGCCGGTCCTGATCGCCAACCATCCCTCGCGCTCGGCCTCGGAGACCGGTGAATACGGAGCCTACGACCCGGCCGAGCTGCGGCGCTGGAACGATACGGCCCCCGAGGTGGCGGTGGGCATGGCGGGAGCCCCCGGCCACCAGGCAAGGACGCTCAACCCGGACGGAACCCTCGATCCGGAAAGTCCCCGCGGGTCCTATGGCAGGTATCCGACCCGGGGAGGGTTCGATCCCATGACCGCTCGGCTGGGCGGTCTCTGGGACTCGATGCTGGGAGAGGGGCGCCGCTGGTGGATCACCGCCAACTCCGATTCCCACGTGCACTACACCGAGGGCGGCAGTGATTTCTGGCCCGGCGAGTACTCCAAGACCTACGTTCACGCGGAGAAGTCGCATCCCGGTATTCTGGAAGGACTGCGCCGCGGGCGAATCTTCGTGACCACCGGGGATCTCCTCTCGGAGCTCTATGTGACGGCGCGTTCAAAAGACCTGAGGGCGAAAATCGGGGGCACCCTTCAGGCCACCGCCGGAGCCTCCGTCGAGGTCACCATCCGGTTCAGAGATCCGGAGTCTCCCAACTGGCATGGCGACACCCCGGAGGTGGTCCGGGTGGACCTGATTGTCGGCAACCTGACCGGACCATTGTCCGACCCGGCCCAGGACCGCAACCCCACTACCCGGGTGGTGCGGCGATTCACTCGGGACGACTGGTCCCGCCAGGGTGAGTACCGGACCATGAGCCATACTCTGGAGGGCATCAAGGACGACCACTACCTCCGCATCCGGGGCACCAACACCGGAGAGCTGGAACCGGAGCCTGACCCTCGCGGAGAAGACCCCTGGAAGGACCTCTGGTTCTACTCCAATCCGATTTTCATTGAAGTGACCAATGGAGACTAG
- a CDS encoding FAD-dependent oxidoreductase, producing METSPNDSRCRIAVVGGGIVGVCCALYLQRDGHSVAIMDPGGPGEACSSGNAGQFVTGYCVPLGLPGIAREVPAMVLDPLGPLTIRWPYLPSLLPWLLRFVAASSPGRVDEIARALYRLNKDSLVAFSPLLEQAGAEHLIRRKGRLDVYQSERVFAKAQVKFDLLRRCGVQVEMLDQQGIRELEPELADRCRQGAFYPESGHTTSPLGLTRLLAEDFVRRGGDVLRERVTDFRMGADGAWSVVTDVSRHPADQVVLAAGAYSRPLAARLGSRLPLEAERGYHLMLPQAGIRLQRTVVHGDRYFGLTPMEGGMRLAGTVELASVHAKPNYARAHALLQAARQALPSLNGQGAVPWMGCRPSMPDSLPVLGRSPLHRSVYFAFGHGHLGLTGAATSGKIIADLVAERAQDSQFQAYRADRF from the coding sequence ATGGAGACTAGCCCCAACGACAGCCGGTGCCGGATCGCCGTGGTGGGCGGCGGCATCGTGGGCGTCTGCTGCGCCCTCTACCTGCAGCGGGACGGGCACAGCGTGGCGATCATGGATCCCGGCGGACCCGGCGAGGCCTGCAGCAGCGGGAACGCCGGACAGTTCGTGACCGGTTACTGTGTGCCCCTGGGCCTTCCGGGCATCGCCAGGGAGGTGCCGGCCATGGTCCTGGATCCCCTGGGGCCCCTGACCATTCGCTGGCCCTACCTGCCGAGCCTGCTCCCCTGGCTGCTGCGATTCGTGGCTGCCAGTTCCCCCGGGCGTGTCGATGAGATCGCCAGGGCTCTCTACCGGCTCAACAAGGATTCCCTCGTCGCCTTTTCCCCGCTTCTGGAGCAGGCCGGAGCCGAGCACTTGATCCGGCGCAAGGGCAGGCTGGACGTCTACCAGTCGGAGCGCGTCTTTGCCAAGGCGCAAGTCAAGTTCGACCTGCTGCGCCGCTGCGGCGTCCAGGTGGAGATGCTGGACCAACAGGGGATCCGGGAACTGGAACCGGAGCTGGCGGACCGATGCCGGCAGGGAGCCTTCTATCCCGAGTCGGGTCATACCACCAGCCCGCTGGGATTGACCCGATTGCTGGCCGAGGATTTCGTGCGCCGCGGCGGAGACGTATTGCGGGAGAGGGTCACCGACTTCCGCATGGGTGCGGACGGCGCCTGGTCGGTGGTTACCGATGTCTCCCGCCACCCGGCCGATCAAGTGGTGCTGGCGGCAGGGGCCTATTCACGCCCCCTGGCAGCCAGGCTGGGCAGCCGGCTGCCGCTGGAGGCCGAACGCGGATACCACCTCATGCTGCCGCAGGCCGGGATCAGGCTGCAGCGAACCGTGGTCCACGGGGACCGATACTTCGGCCTGACGCCGATGGAAGGAGGGATGCGCCTGGCCGGCACGGTCGAGCTGGCCAGCGTCCACGCCAAACCGAACTACGCCAGGGCCCACGCCCTGCTCCAGGCCGCCCGGCAGGCTCTGCCCTCCCTGAACGGCCAGGGGGCGGTTCCCTGGATGGGCTGCCGGCCGTCCATGCCCGATTCCCTGCCGGTGCTGGGCCGATCACCGCTTCACCGCTCGGTCTATTTCGCCTTCGGCCACGGGCATCTCGGACTGACCGGCGCCGCCACCTCAGGCAAGATCATTGCCGACCTGGTGGCCGAGCGGGCGCAGGACAGCCAGTTCCAAGCCTATCGCGCCGACCGGTTTTAG
- a CDS encoding 3-hydroxybutyryl-CoA dehydrogenase, protein MTITRVGVVGAGLMGSGIAQVSAAGGYRTVVREVSQELLDRGLTKIAASLDRSVKRGKATPEHKEQTLKNLSGTTALEELGECDLVIEAVTEDLAVKKEVFAALDAISKPETIFATNTSSLTVTEMAVVTRRPEQFVGLHFFNPVPIMKLVEVVRTIQTKQATFDTVFKWARSVGKVPIACKDNSGFVVNLLLVPYLLSAIRAVERGTASIEDIDRGMSLGCGHPMGPLTLLDFVGLDTIYSIANIMFDEYREAQYAPPPLLKQMVQAGFHGRKSGRGFYDYGPAEPVSAELGL, encoded by the coding sequence ATGACCATAACAAGGGTTGGAGTCGTGGGGGCCGGGCTGATGGGTTCCGGCATTGCGCAGGTTTCGGCCGCGGGCGGTTACCGGACCGTGGTCCGCGAGGTGTCCCAGGAACTCCTGGACCGCGGTCTCACCAAGATCGCCGCGTCCCTGGATCGGTCGGTCAAGAGGGGCAAGGCGACCCCCGAGCATAAAGAGCAGACCCTGAAGAACCTTTCCGGCACCACCGCCCTGGAGGAGTTGGGAGAATGCGACCTCGTCATCGAAGCCGTCACCGAAGACCTCGCGGTCAAGAAAGAGGTCTTCGCCGCTCTCGACGCGATTTCCAAACCGGAGACGATTTTCGCCACCAACACTTCGTCCCTGACGGTCACCGAGATGGCGGTGGTCACTCGCCGTCCGGAACAGTTTGTCGGTCTTCATTTCTTCAATCCCGTCCCCATCATGAAGCTGGTGGAAGTGGTTCGAACCATACAGACGAAACAGGCGACCTTCGACACCGTCTTCAAGTGGGCTCGATCGGTGGGAAAGGTCCCTATTGCCTGCAAGGACAACTCGGGATTTGTGGTCAACCTGCTTCTGGTGCCCTACCTGCTCAGCGCCATTCGAGCCGTCGAAAGAGGCACCGCCTCCATTGAGGATATCGATCGAGGCATGAGCCTGGGCTGCGGGCACCCCATGGGTCCGCTCACGCTGCTCGACTTCGTGGGGCTCGACACCATTTACTCCATCGCCAACATCATGTTCGACGAATACCGGGAGGCACAGTACGCGCCGCCGCCCTTGCTCAAGCAGATGGTTCAGGCAGGCTTCCATGGCCGCAAGTCGGGGAGGGGCTTCTACGACTACGGTCCTGCGGAGCCGGTCTCCGCAGAGTTGGGCCTTTGA
- a CDS encoding AMP-binding protein: MLLRRPSYQETYDAFRWEIPQDYNIAVDVCDRHATGRTRRALIYHQEETDTTTEYSFHQFREWSNRLAAALRSLGIERGERIAIVLPQGPEAALTHLASSKLGAVAVPLFCLFGPDALQFRLNDSGAKAVVVNAENLEKITAIRTRLPSLKLIIVVTQGSVGEFHRFDELLTGARGSFTPVRTRAEDPALLIYTSGTTGPPKGALHAHRALLGHLPGVEFSNNFAPQSGDCFWTPADWAWVAGLMDVLLPAWHHGLPVVAGTFRKFDPERAFALLGQHRIRNALIPPTALKMMREVPEPRNRYRFSLRSIFSGGEPLGAEVLDWAKGTLGVTVNEVYGQTEANMVVGSCHEVMGIKPGSMGRPIPGHRVEVIGEDGNPGPVGEIGEIAVRRPDPVMFLQYWKSPRATEEKFTGDWARTGDLARKDDDGYIWFVGRTDDLITSSGYRIGPAEVEESILKHPDVSMAAVIGVPHSIRGTIVKAFVKPKPRCRPTSELRQSIQEFVKTRLGSHEYPREISFVESFPMTTSGKILRRELRKQEEERRHSQAK; the protein is encoded by the coding sequence ATGCTTCTGAGAAGACCGAGCTACCAGGAGACCTATGACGCATTCCGCTGGGAGATTCCGCAGGACTACAACATTGCCGTCGACGTCTGCGACAGGCACGCCACCGGAAGAACCAGGCGCGCCCTGATCTACCACCAGGAAGAGACCGACACCACCACCGAGTATTCATTCCATCAGTTCAGAGAATGGAGCAATCGGTTAGCCGCCGCACTCAGGTCCCTGGGCATCGAAAGAGGGGAGCGCATCGCCATCGTGCTGCCGCAAGGCCCGGAAGCCGCGCTGACCCACCTGGCCTCCTCCAAGCTGGGAGCCGTCGCGGTTCCCCTGTTCTGTCTGTTCGGCCCCGACGCCCTCCAATTCCGGCTGAATGACAGCGGAGCCAAGGCCGTGGTTGTGAATGCCGAGAACCTGGAAAAGATCACCGCAATACGAACCCGGTTGCCGTCGCTGAAGTTGATCATTGTCGTGACCCAGGGCAGCGTTGGCGAGTTTCACCGCTTCGACGAACTGCTGACCGGGGCAAGGGGCTCCTTCACCCCGGTGCGCACCAGGGCCGAAGACCCGGCGTTGCTGATCTATACCTCCGGAACCACGGGCCCACCCAAGGGGGCTCTGCACGCCCACCGCGCGCTGCTGGGCCATCTGCCCGGAGTCGAATTTTCCAACAACTTCGCTCCTCAGTCGGGAGACTGCTTCTGGACTCCGGCGGATTGGGCCTGGGTGGCCGGCCTCATGGACGTGTTGCTGCCGGCCTGGCATCATGGACTCCCGGTCGTTGCCGGGACCTTTCGGAAATTCGATCCTGAACGGGCCTTCGCCCTTTTGGGACAGCACCGGATTCGCAATGCCCTCATTCCTCCGACGGCTCTGAAGATGATGCGCGAGGTCCCGGAACCGCGGAACCGATACCGCTTCAGCCTGAGATCGATTTTCAGCGGCGGCGAGCCTCTCGGAGCCGAGGTTCTCGATTGGGCCAAGGGCACTCTGGGTGTGACCGTCAACGAAGTCTACGGTCAGACCGAGGCCAACATGGTCGTGGGCAGTTGTCACGAGGTGATGGGAATCAAGCCGGGATCCATGGGTCGTCCGATCCCCGGACATCGGGTCGAGGTGATTGGCGAGGACGGAAATCCTGGCCCGGTCGGCGAGATCGGCGAAATAGCCGTCAGGCGACCCGACCCGGTGATGTTCCTGCAGTACTGGAAGAGCCCCCGCGCCACCGAGGAGAAATTCACGGGAGATTGGGCGCGCACCGGTGACCTGGCCCGCAAGGACGACGACGGTTATATCTGGTTTGTGGGACGCACCGACGATCTCATCACCAGCAGCGGATATCGGATCGGCCCGGCCGAAGTGGAAGAGTCGATACTCAAGCACCCGGACGTTTCCATGGCGGCCGTCATCGGCGTGCCCCACTCGATCCGCGGCACCATCGTCAAGGCCTTCGTCAAACCCAAGCCCCGATGCAGGCCAACCTCGGAACTCCGACAATCCATTCAGGAATTCGTCAAGACCCGATTGGGTTCCCACGAATACCCGAGAGAGATTTCATTTGTCGAATCCTTCCCCATGACGACCTCCGGAAAGATCCTGCGGCGGGAACTGCGGAAGCAGGAGGAAGAAAGGCGTCACAGCCAGGCAAAATAA
- a CDS encoding putative addiction module antidote protein — translation MAKTHTRPWDATDYLETEEDIVAYLEAAFEDGDPRLVAAALGDVARAKGMTKVAREAGLGRESLYKALSADGNPEFATVLKVMRVLGLRLQATAATVQ, via the coding sequence ATGGCCAAGACTCACACCCGGCCGTGGGACGCTACGGATTATCTTGAGACCGAGGAGGACATCGTAGCTTACCTGGAAGCGGCGTTCGAGGACGGCGATCCCAGGCTTGTAGCGGCTGCGTTGGGGGATGTTGCGCGGGCCAAGGGTATGACCAAGGTTGCCAGAGAAGCGGGTCTGGGCAGAGAGAGTCTCTACAAGGCGCTGTCGGCCGATGGCAACCCGGAGTTCGCTACCGTGCTCAAGGTCATGCGAGTCCTAGGCCTTCGTCTTCAGGCTACCGCCGCGACCGTTCAATAA